A stretch of bacterium DNA encodes these proteins:
- the glgA gene encoding glycogen synthase GlgA → MKTTKKPCHKKIALISSEAVPWAKTGGLGDMVGSLGRHLSGLGHGVILILPKYRWISPAALRPRGTLTLSMADKVQPVTLWEGGAPEGGLVLFLDMPAFFGRPSLYGDGIKDYPDNAERFAAFSLGSLEALKSLNIRPDVLHANDWQGALVPFLLKTTYARDPFFQDARSVLTLHNLGYQGLFPREVLRRTGLDERFFTPRLLEFHGLVNFLKAGIVAADGLTTVSPAYAREILTPEFGCGLEGVLRERDGALAGILNGIDTGTWNSAADPHIAAPYATGNLEGKDVCKRSLQRELGLPELGDVPLLAVIGRLVPQKGIDLAIQVAENPDTPEAQWVFLGRGDPALEESLRRLAAGRPDRVAVRTVFDSPLSHRITAGADLLLMPSRYEPCGYNQMYAQRYGTIPVVRSVGGLRDTVDDCEGDHGTGFVFEGATADALAAAIERAIAWFRRPGDWKRLQRRAMSRDFSWDLPAGAYETLYEKTLAAPPRPLLDGEFSKTS, encoded by the coding sequence ATGAAAACAACGAAAAAGCCCTGTCACAAGAAAATCGCTCTCATCTCTTCCGAGGCCGTCCCGTGGGCCAAGACCGGGGGCTTGGGCGACATGGTGGGTTCCCTGGGCCGCCACCTCTCCGGACTGGGTCACGGAGTCATTCTTATCCTGCCGAAATACCGTTGGATTTCTCCGGCGGCCCTGCGCCCGCGCGGAACCTTGACCCTTTCGATGGCTGACAAAGTTCAGCCCGTCACCCTCTGGGAAGGCGGTGCGCCGGAGGGAGGGCTCGTCCTTTTCTTGGACATGCCCGCCTTTTTTGGCCGCCCTTCCCTTTACGGCGACGGGATCAAGGATTATCCCGACAACGCGGAGCGGTTCGCCGCCTTTTCGCTCGGGTCCCTGGAGGCGCTCAAGTCCTTGAACATCCGTCCGGATGTCCTCCACGCGAATGACTGGCAGGGGGCCCTCGTGCCCTTCCTCCTCAAGACGACGTACGCGCGGGATCCGTTTTTTCAAGACGCCCGGTCGGTCCTCACGCTTCACAATCTGGGTTATCAAGGCCTCTTCCCCCGCGAGGTTCTGCGCCGCACGGGATTGGACGAGCGTTTCTTCACGCCCCGTCTCCTCGAATTCCACGGACTCGTCAATTTCCTCAAGGCCGGCATCGTCGCCGCGGACGGCCTCACGACCGTTTCGCCCGCGTACGCCCGCGAGATCCTGACTCCCGAGTTCGGCTGCGGCCTGGAAGGCGTCTTGCGTGAGCGGGACGGGGCTTTGGCGGGCATCCTCAACGGCATCGACACGGGGACATGGAATTCCGCCGCGGACCCGCACATCGCGGCCCCTTACGCCACGGGGAATCTCGAAGGAAAGGACGTCTGCAAGCGGTCCCTCCAACGCGAACTGGGGTTGCCCGAACTCGGGGACGTCCCGCTCCTCGCCGTGATCGGCCGTCTCGTGCCCCAGAAAGGGATCGATCTCGCGATCCAAGTCGCGGAGAACCCCGACACCCCCGAGGCTCAATGGGTCTTTCTGGGCCGGGGCGATCCGGCCCTCGAGGAATCCCTTCGCCGCCTCGCGGCCGGGCGTCCGGATCGCGTCGCGGTCCGGACCGTTTTCGATTCCCCCCTTTCGCACCGGATCACCGCCGGCGCCGACCTCCTCCTGATGCCGTCCCGTTACGAGCCTTGCGGATACAATCAGATGTACGCGCAGCGCTACGGGACGATCCCGGTGGTCCGGTCCGTCGGCGGCCTCCGCGATACGGTCGACGATTGCGAGGGCGATCACGGGACGGGCTTTGTCTTTGAGGGCGCGACGGCCGACGCTCTCGCCGCGGCGATCGAGCGCGCGATCGCGTGGTTCCGCCGTCCCGGGGACTGGAAAAGGCTCCAGCGGCGCGCGATGTCGAGGGATTTCTCCTGGGACCTGCCCGCCGGGGCCTACGAGACTCTCTACGAAAAGACGCTCGCCGCGCCGCCGAGGCCTCTTCTTGATGGGGAATTTTCGAAAACTTCCTGA
- the glgP gene encoding alpha-glucan family phosphorylase codes for MDGDSLRQLMESVGTVAYFSMEIGVEPGMPTYAGGLGVLAGDTLRAAADLGLPVAGMTLLYRKGYFHQRLDAAGRQTEHPVEWSPDKYLEPMEPRISVTLDGRPVAVRAWRYLVHGIARLRVPVYFLDTDLGENHPADRSLTDFLYGGDDRNRLKQEALLGFGGVAMLKALGHERVTLYHMNEGHSALLTIALLEKKTAERGLAAAGDDDREAVRDQCIFTTHTPVPAGHDQFPYGLVVPVLGEERARAIEANGCCPAGVLNMTNLALSFSRYVNGVAMRHGEVSRDMFPHYPIDSITNGVHALTWTSTPFRALYDHHIPDWRHDNLYLRHALSIPVGEIRQAHAQAKGELLAEVHRRTGASLDPAAFTLGFARRATAYKRPHLLFEDPARLKDIVRRRGPVQIIYAGKAHPKDLPGKDLIAQIFRAAESLKDAVRIIYLEEYDMALAKLLCAGVDVWLNTPQKPHEASGTSGMKAAMNGVPSLSVLDGWWIEGHVEGVTGWAIGNHEVYEPSGDEVDSLYRKLDGVVLPLFYGQHDGFGALMRSTIAHNGSYFNAQRMMYQYLRNAYFRT; via the coding sequence ATGGACGGCGACTCGCTGCGGCAATTGATGGAAAGCGTCGGAACCGTCGCCTATTTCTCGATGGAGATCGGCGTGGAACCCGGCATGCCGACGTATGCGGGCGGCCTGGGGGTGCTCGCGGGGGACACGCTCCGCGCCGCGGCCGACCTGGGGCTCCCGGTGGCCGGGATGACGCTCCTCTACCGGAAGGGCTATTTTCACCAGAGGCTGGACGCCGCCGGGCGCCAGACCGAACACCCCGTCGAGTGGTCCCCTGACAAGTACCTCGAACCGATGGAGCCGCGGATCTCCGTGACCCTCGACGGCCGCCCCGTCGCCGTCCGCGCCTGGCGCTATCTCGTCCACGGAATCGCGAGGCTGAGGGTGCCCGTCTACTTTCTCGACACCGACCTCGGGGAGAACCATCCCGCGGATCGCTCCCTCACGGATTTTCTCTACGGCGGCGACGACCGGAACCGGCTCAAGCAGGAGGCCCTCCTCGGTTTCGGCGGCGTCGCGATGCTCAAGGCCCTGGGCCACGAGCGCGTCACCCTCTACCACATGAATGAGGGCCATTCCGCCCTCCTGACGATCGCCCTCCTGGAGAAAAAGACGGCGGAACGCGGGCTCGCCGCGGCCGGGGACGACGACCGCGAGGCCGTGCGCGATCAGTGCATCTTCACGACCCATACGCCCGTCCCCGCGGGCCACGACCAGTTCCCCTACGGCCTCGTCGTTCCGGTCCTCGGCGAGGAACGGGCGCGCGCGATCGAGGCCAACGGCTGCTGCCCCGCCGGCGTCCTCAACATGACCAATCTCGCTCTCTCATTTTCCCGGTACGTCAACGGGGTCGCGATGCGGCACGGCGAGGTCTCCCGCGACATGTTTCCGCACTATCCCATCGACTCGATCACCAACGGCGTGCACGCCCTGACCTGGACCTCCACCCCGTTCCGTGCCCTCTACGATCACCATATCCCCGACTGGCGCCACGACAACCTCTACCTCCGGCACGCCCTCAGCATTCCGGTGGGCGAGATCCGCCAGGCCCACGCGCAAGCCAAGGGGGAACTCCTGGCCGAGGTCCACCGGAGGACGGGCGCCTCCCTTGATCCCGCCGCGTTCACCCTGGGCTTCGCCCGACGCGCCACGGCCTACAAACGTCCGCACCTCCTCTTCGAAGACCCGGCAAGGCTTAAGGACATCGTGCGGCGCCGCGGGCCCGTTCAGATCATTTACGCGGGCAAGGCGCATCCGAAGGACCTCCCGGGCAAGGATCTCATCGCCCAAATCTTCCGCGCCGCGGAGTCCCTCAAGGACGCGGTCCGCATCATCTATCTGGAGGAGTACGACATGGCCCTCGCCAAGCTCCTCTGTGCCGGGGTCGACGTCTGGCTCAACACCCCGCAGAAGCCCCACGAGGCCTCGGGCACCAGCGGGATGAAGGCGGCGATGAACGGGGTGCCGAGCTTGAGCGTCCTGGATGGCTGGTGGATCGAGGGTCACGTCGAGGGGGTCACCGGCTGGGCGATCGGCAACCACGAGGTCTATGAACCCAGCGGCGACGAGGTGGACTCGCTCTACCGGAAGCTTGACGGGGTGGTCCTGCCGCTCTTCTACGGTCAGCATGACGGATTTGGCGCCCTCATGCGATCGACGATCGCCCACAACGGCTCCTACTTCAACGCGCAGCGGATGATGTATCAATACCTCCGCAACGCCTATTTCCGGACCTGA